The following proteins are co-located in the Euzebyales bacterium genome:
- a CDS encoding vanadium-dependent haloperoxidase — protein sequence MKKLALALLLSLAVAASAVALPAAAAPGGKGGGGSGDGGSSGPNDSDLPGPRWPVNGLAPSDSDNAVLKWDEELLQTIRANPGATGPTITSRAIGVLHTAMFDAWAPYDATAVGVHSRLGRRETAERTLANKQEAVSHAAHTVLVDLFPAAEADFVAQMTELGYTVGADTGPAADGRAAAAGVLDYRHSDGSNQSNGYTDTTGYTPANGWDSVVDPWLWQPLCVPLPAPDATSCAGNVQRPLTPQWGEIDGFALGDPGAPGQPMSLDDPASTLFYPPSPADPEGDTALALTDTANLTDTQKVKAEYWADGPESEFPPGHWAVLAQAVSRKRGHSLDDDVKLFFALGNAVMDAGVGAWHAKYKYDFARPITAIREQFAGQMVTSWLGPYNGYGKVPGEQWRPYQDPHVVTPPFPEYVSGHSTFSAAAHMVLAAFTGSDAFRAKVTIPAGSSLFEPRTATAAGTPAKDVVLSWNTLTDAADEAGWSRRWGGIHFKGGDEHGRAFGKAIGYAVWQRAQTYLDGSGVQVITN from the coding sequence ATGAAGAAGTTGGCACTTGCCCTGTTGCTGAGTCTGGCAGTGGCCGCATCGGCTGTCGCGCTGCCGGCAGCGGCCGCGCCCGGCGGCAAGGGCGGCGGTGGAAGCGGAGACGGTGGTTCGTCGGGTCCGAACGACAGCGACCTTCCGGGACCGCGCTGGCCGGTCAACGGCCTGGCGCCCAGTGACTCCGACAACGCCGTCCTCAAGTGGGACGAGGAACTGCTGCAGACCATCCGGGCCAACCCCGGAGCGACCGGACCGACGATCACGTCGCGGGCCATCGGCGTGCTGCACACCGCGATGTTCGACGCGTGGGCGCCGTACGACGCGACGGCCGTTGGCGTGCACTCCCGGCTCGGGCGCCGTGAAACGGCGGAGCGCACCCTCGCCAACAAGCAGGAGGCGGTCAGCCATGCTGCGCACACCGTGCTCGTCGACCTGTTCCCGGCCGCGGAAGCGGACTTCGTGGCGCAGATGACGGAGCTCGGCTACACGGTCGGCGCCGACACGGGCCCAGCCGCCGACGGGCGCGCGGCGGCCGCCGGGGTGCTGGACTACCGCCACAGCGACGGGTCGAACCAGTCGAATGGCTATACCGACACCACCGGCTACACTCCCGCCAACGGATGGGACAGCGTCGTCGATCCGTGGCTGTGGCAGCCACTGTGCGTACCGCTTCCTGCTCCCGATGCGACGTCGTGCGCAGGCAACGTCCAGCGCCCGTTGACGCCGCAGTGGGGTGAGATCGACGGCTTCGCGCTCGGAGACCCGGGCGCGCCCGGCCAGCCCATGAGCCTCGACGACCCCGCTTCCACGCTGTTCTATCCGCCGAGCCCGGCGGATCCCGAGGGCGACACGGCGTTGGCGCTGACGGACACGGCCAACCTCACCGACACGCAGAAGGTCAAGGCCGAGTACTGGGCGGACGGCCCGGAGTCCGAGTTCCCACCCGGCCACTGGGCGGTGCTCGCGCAGGCGGTGTCACGCAAGCGGGGTCACTCGCTCGACGACGACGTCAAGCTGTTCTTCGCGCTCGGCAACGCCGTCATGGACGCCGGCGTCGGAGCGTGGCACGCGAAGTACAAGTACGACTTCGCTCGGCCGATCACGGCGATCCGTGAGCAGTTCGCCGGGCAGATGGTGACCTCCTGGCTCGGCCCGTACAACGGCTATGGCAAGGTCCCCGGCGAGCAGTGGAGACCGTACCAGGACCCCCACGTCGTCACTCCACCCTTCCCCGAGTACGTCTCGGGGCACAGCACGTTCAGCGCAGCCGCCCACATGGTCCTCGCCGCATTCACTGGCAGCGACGCCTTCCGGGCGAAGGTGACCATCCCCGCCGGCAGTTCGCTGTTCGAGCCGAGGACTGCGACCGCGGCGGGGACGCCGGCCAAGGACGTTGTGCTGTCGTGGAACACCCTCACCGACGCCGCTGACGAAGCGGGATGGTCCCGCCGCTGGGGCGGCATCCACTTCAAGGGAGGCGACGAGCACGGCCGCGCCTTCGGCAAGGCCATCGGCTACGCGGTATGGCAGCGCGCGCAGACCTACCTCGACGGCAGCGGCGTCCAGGTGATCACCAACTGA
- a CDS encoding lasso peptide biosynthesis PqqD family chaperone, protein MTYDLCDGVSTAETDTGLTLLDERTGEYFNLNPTGALVLDALLSGGTTDHAVERLMSTYRIDRATAQTDVGDLVGALESAGLVVSR, encoded by the coding sequence ATGACCTACGACCTGTGTGACGGCGTCTCGACGGCAGAGACGGACACCGGGCTGACCCTGCTCGACGAACGAACGGGCGAGTACTTCAACCTCAACCCCACGGGCGCGCTCGTGCTCGACGCGCTGTTGTCGGGTGGCACCACAGATCACGCGGTCGAGCGGCTGATGTCGACCTATCGCATCGACCGCGCGACGGCGCAGACCGACGTCGGCGACCTGGTCGGAGCGCTGGAGTCGGCAGGCCTGGTGGTCAGCAGGTGA
- a CDS encoding asparagine synthase-related protein, with protein sequence MVRLDAFPAAPSWFVMVPDCDAARTVWARLDTHASQRIDHTSGRPWLLGNWPHGTVVTVEEGTAKVAVLGQHATVADDLRRRVEGAPSVDVLDRVVDSVVGSVHLAASVDGVTGIQGSATGVRRVYVARVGNVACAADRADVLAHLCDAPVEPHRLALHLLEPPILYPIAGRPVWRDVSAVQPGDRLVLNADGHGDERTWWTPPRADQPLRDGARALCSALTAGIAARVRGQDLATCDLGGVDSTAVCCVAADTARTVVAYTAASPDPLADDVTWAQRTVAARGDLEHHVIGADEMPLVYHGLGRHVAPLDEPSSVTVDRDRWLTIARRARDRGSRLHLVGFGGDELLYGSVAHVADALRTHPRTATRHLRGFTAKYRWPRRRVLRQVADRRPYRAWLRDVADAITTPAPPADEPLLAWGFEPRLPPWATLRAADAVREQIQHAADGLPPSAPTRGQHRELEAMRFVSRIARQFEQLAAADALTLAAPYYDDAVVAAGLSVRPLERVTPWRYKPLLAEAMRGIVPDDARQRATKANGTVDEEPGLRRHRADVLELWDDARLGELGLVDVDLLRRVCAGPLPPGLPSGVLYQTIACEVWLRSLDRTHVTT encoded by the coding sequence ATGGTCCGTCTCGACGCCTTCCCCGCAGCACCGTCCTGGTTCGTGATGGTGCCGGATTGCGACGCCGCCCGGACGGTCTGGGCGCGGCTTGATACTCACGCATCGCAGCGGATCGACCACACTTCCGGCAGGCCATGGCTGTTGGGCAACTGGCCGCATGGCACCGTCGTGACGGTCGAGGAAGGAACAGCGAAGGTAGCCGTCCTCGGACAGCACGCCACGGTCGCGGACGACCTACGACGACGGGTGGAGGGTGCACCTTCCGTCGACGTGCTCGATCGGGTCGTGGACTCCGTCGTGGGCAGTGTCCACCTCGCCGCCTCGGTCGACGGCGTGACCGGCATCCAGGGCTCGGCGACGGGCGTACGACGGGTGTACGTGGCGCGCGTCGGGAACGTGGCGTGCGCCGCCGACCGCGCCGACGTGCTGGCCCACCTGTGTGACGCACCGGTCGAGCCGCACCGCTTGGCGCTGCACCTGCTCGAGCCGCCGATCCTGTACCCGATCGCTGGTCGGCCCGTGTGGCGTGACGTCTCCGCCGTCCAGCCGGGTGACCGCCTGGTGCTCAATGCTGACGGCCATGGCGACGAACGCACGTGGTGGACGCCGCCACGCGCTGACCAGCCGCTGCGAGACGGCGCCAGGGCGCTTTGCTCGGCGCTGACCGCCGGCATCGCGGCCCGGGTGCGGGGACAGGACCTGGCCACCTGCGACCTCGGCGGTGTCGACTCGACGGCCGTGTGCTGCGTCGCCGCCGACACCGCCCGCACGGTCGTCGCGTACACCGCCGCGAGCCCGGATCCGCTGGCCGATGACGTCACCTGGGCACAGCGCACCGTCGCCGCACGCGGAGATCTCGAGCATCACGTCATCGGGGCGGACGAGATGCCGCTCGTCTACCACGGCCTCGGTCGGCATGTCGCCCCGCTCGATGAACCCAGTAGCGTGACCGTCGACCGGGACCGCTGGCTGACCATCGCCCGGCGGGCACGAGACCGGGGATCCCGGCTGCACCTCGTCGGGTTCGGTGGTGACGAACTGCTGTACGGATCGGTGGCGCACGTCGCCGATGCGCTGCGCACGCACCCGCGCACGGCCACGCGGCACCTCCGCGGGTTCACCGCGAAGTACCGCTGGCCCCGCCGCCGGGTGCTGCGCCAGGTGGCGGACCGGCGTCCGTACCGCGCCTGGCTGCGTGACGTCGCCGACGCCATCACCACCCCCGCGCCGCCCGCAGACGAGCCGCTCCTCGCGTGGGGGTTCGAGCCGCGCCTGCCGCCATGGGCAACGCTCCGCGCGGCCGACGCCGTACGCGAGCAGATCCAGCATGCCGCCGACGGGCTCCCGCCGTCGGCTCCGACACGCGGACAGCACCGCGAGCTCGAGGCCATGCGGTTCGTGTCGCGCATCGCGCGGCAATTCGAGCAGCTCGCGGCGGCCGATGCACTGACCCTGGCGGCGCCCTACTACGACGATGCGGTCGTGGCCGCCGGCCTGTCGGTGCGACCGCTCGAGCGCGTCACGCCGTGGCGCTACAAGCCGCTGCTGGCCGAGGCGATGCGGGGGATCGTGCCGGATGACGCGCGACAACGCGCGACCAAGGCGAACGGCACCGTCGACGAGGAGCCCGGGTTGCGTCGCCACCGCGCCGACGTGCTCGAACTGTGGGACGACGCGCGGCTGGGCGAGCTCGGACTGGTCGACGTCGATCTGCTACGGCGCGTCTGTGCGGGACCGCTGCCGCCCGGGCTGCCGTCCGGCGTGCTGTACCAGACCATCGCATGCGAGGTGTGGCTGCGCAGCCTCGACCGCACCCACGTGACCACCTGA
- a CDS encoding ATP-binding cassette domain-containing protein yields MADTPAVQVEGLKKSFGETMALAGIDLQIREGTVLGLLGPNGAGKTTAVRVLATLLTPDDGHATVFGTDVVRQPEVVRTMIGLAGQYAAVDELLTGRENLRMVGRLYHLPEAQVKARGDELLGRFDLVDAADRPVRTYSGGMRRRLDLAASLVNRPRLLYLDEPTTGLDPRSRVDLWQMIKALVDDGATLLLTTQYLEEADRLADEIAVIDRGQVIAEGTADELKSSVGGQVVEVRLTAETDVDRVIALMSKVGENEAARTGDLTVTVPADRGVATVADAADVLRREQVAVTDLALRRPTLDDVFLDITGRVAEEKPSSNGDRPRRQRGRSRSRTGASR; encoded by the coding sequence ATGGCTGACACCCCGGCCGTCCAGGTCGAGGGCCTGAAGAAGTCCTTCGGCGAGACGATGGCGCTCGCAGGCATCGACCTGCAGATCCGCGAGGGCACCGTGCTCGGCCTACTCGGCCCGAACGGTGCAGGGAAGACGACCGCTGTCCGTGTGCTCGCGACGCTGCTGACGCCCGACGACGGTCACGCCACGGTGTTCGGCACCGACGTCGTGCGGCAGCCGGAGGTGGTGCGCACGATGATCGGCCTCGCCGGCCAGTACGCGGCGGTCGACGAGCTGCTGACCGGACGCGAGAACCTGCGGATGGTCGGCCGGCTGTACCACCTGCCGGAGGCGCAGGTGAAGGCCCGCGGCGACGAGCTGCTCGGGCGCTTCGATCTGGTCGACGCCGCCGACCGGCCGGTCCGCACCTACTCAGGAGGCATGCGCCGCCGCCTCGACCTCGCGGCGAGCCTGGTGAACCGCCCGCGCCTGTTGTACCTCGACGAGCCCACGACCGGTCTGGACCCACGCAGCCGCGTCGATCTGTGGCAGATGATCAAGGCGCTCGTGGACGACGGTGCGACGCTGCTGCTCACCACCCAGTACCTCGAGGAGGCCGACCGCCTGGCCGACGAGATCGCCGTGATCGACCGCGGTCAGGTGATTGCCGAAGGCACGGCCGACGAGCTCAAGTCCTCCGTCGGTGGCCAGGTGGTCGAGGTCAGGCTCACCGCCGAGACCGACGTCGACCGTGTGATCGCGCTCATGTCGAAGGTCGGCGAGAACGAGGCGGCCCGGACCGGTGATCTCACCGTCACCGTGCCGGCGGACCGAGGTGTGGCGACGGTCGCCGATGCCGCTGACGTGCTGCGTCGCGAGCAGGTCGCCGTCACCGACCTGGCGCTGCGCCGACCCACCCTGGACGACGTGTTCCTCGACATCACGGGTCGGGTGGCCGAGGAGAAGCCGTCGTCGAACGGCGACCGACCCCGCCGTCAGCGTGGCCGGAGCCGCAGCCGAACAGGAGCTTCGAGATGA
- a CDS encoding biotin carboxylase N-terminal domain-containing protein, protein MSGTVAFEAVLVANRGEIAVRIIRTLRRMGIAAVAVFSDADSGAPHVRMADVAVRLGPASPAESYLHVDRVVAAACSTGATALHPGYGFLSEQVRLARACADAGVVFIGPPATAIETMADKARARQVMRAAGVPVVPGTDAGDLDDDALIAAAARIGAPLMVKPVAGGGGKGMAVVSDTADLRDAIRAARRQAAAAFGDDRVLLERFVERPRHIEVQVLADEHGTTLHLGERECSLQRRHQKIVEEAPSPLLDTDTRAAIAASAVAAAEACGYRGAGTVEFIVSADRPDAFWFLEMNTRLQVEHPVTEEVFGLDLVEWQVRVAAGAALRWAQDDLTPDGHAVEARVYAEDPDRGFLPTGGTVLAYREADGEGVRVDSGIVTGTQVPGVYDPLLAKVIAHAPDRPAALRRLDRALAETTVLGMQTTTGLLRRLLTLDEVQAGALDTGLVERHLDDLRAGPPPDDVLVAVAMGRLAARAATAGTSTFDAVGGWRIGEHAWTTLRVTGGERIATVRVRGTPDAAEVRIDGGDAVAARATLDGVDLEVGWGGRGCRYVFAETDSTAWIGRDGDAWMLREQEALAAARRSATPGGPVVAPMPGTVTAVNVTDGEAVTAGQTLLVLEAMKMEHRITAPTDGTVHGLSVRAGDQVEIDRDLLVVTPS, encoded by the coding sequence GTGAGCGGGACCGTGGCCTTCGAGGCTGTGCTGGTCGCCAACCGTGGCGAGATCGCGGTGCGGATCATCCGTACCCTCCGGCGCATGGGCATCGCCGCGGTCGCCGTGTTCAGCGACGCCGACAGCGGCGCGCCACACGTCAGGATGGCTGACGTCGCCGTCCGCCTGGGCCCGGCGTCACCGGCCGAGAGCTACCTCCACGTCGACCGGGTGGTCGCCGCGGCGTGCTCGACCGGTGCCACCGCACTGCATCCGGGCTACGGGTTCCTGTCGGAGCAAGTGCGGCTGGCGCGCGCGTGCGCCGACGCCGGCGTGGTGTTCATCGGCCCGCCGGCGACGGCGATCGAGACCATGGCCGACAAGGCGCGCGCCAGGCAGGTGATGCGCGCCGCCGGCGTGCCCGTCGTGCCGGGGACCGACGCCGGCGACCTCGACGACGACGCGCTGATCGCCGCTGCCGCCCGGATCGGGGCGCCGCTCATGGTCAAGCCCGTCGCGGGTGGCGGCGGCAAGGGCATGGCGGTGGTGTCCGACACGGCCGACCTGCGCGACGCGATACGCGCGGCACGGCGGCAGGCCGCCGCCGCGTTCGGCGACGACCGCGTCCTGCTCGAGCGGTTTGTCGAACGCCCCCGCCACATCGAGGTGCAGGTCCTCGCCGACGAGCACGGCACGACCCTGCACCTCGGCGAGCGTGAGTGCAGCCTGCAGCGCCGCCACCAGAAGATCGTCGAGGAGGCGCCATCGCCACTGCTCGACACCGACACGCGGGCGGCGATCGCGGCGAGCGCGGTCGCGGCGGCCGAGGCGTGCGGCTACCGCGGCGCCGGCACGGTCGAGTTCATCGTGTCCGCCGACCGGCCAGACGCGTTCTGGTTCCTCGAGATGAACACGCGCCTTCAGGTCGAGCACCCCGTGACCGAGGAGGTGTTCGGCCTCGACCTCGTGGAGTGGCAGGTCCGTGTCGCCGCCGGTGCCGCGCTGCGGTGGGCCCAGGACGATCTGACGCCGGACGGCCATGCCGTCGAGGCGCGCGTGTACGCGGAGGATCCGGACCGAGGGTTCCTGCCGACCGGCGGGACGGTGCTGGCGTACCGCGAGGCCGACGGCGAGGGTGTGCGGGTCGACAGCGGCATCGTGACGGGCACGCAGGTCCCAGGCGTGTACGACCCGCTGCTGGCGAAGGTCATCGCCCACGCACCGGATCGCCCGGCGGCCCTGCGCAGGCTCGACCGCGCCCTGGCCGAGACGACAGTGCTCGGCATGCAGACGACCACCGGCCTCCTGCGCCGCCTGCTCACGTTGGACGAGGTGCAGGCCGGTGCGCTGGACACCGGTCTCGTTGAACGCCACCTCGATGACCTGCGCGCCGGGCCACCTCCAGACGACGTGCTGGTCGCGGTCGCGATGGGACGGCTGGCCGCGCGTGCGGCGACCGCAGGAACTAGCACGTTCGACGCCGTCGGCGGATGGCGCATCGGCGAGCACGCCTGGACCACCCTCCGCGTGACGGGTGGTGAGCGCATCGCGACGGTGCGGGTGCGCGGGACGCCCGACGCCGCTGAGGTCCGCATCGACGGCGGCGATGCCGTCGCGGCCCGCGCCACACTGGACGGCGTGGACCTCGAGGTCGGCTGGGGCGGTCGTGGCTGCCGGTACGTGTTCGCCGAAACCGACAGCACCGCCTGGATCGGACGTGACGGCGACGCGTGGATGCTGCGCGAGCAGGAGGCCCTGGCCGCGGCGCGCCGCTCTGCGACGCCCGGCGGTCCGGTCGTGGCGCCGATGCCCGGCACGGTGACGGCGGTGAACGTCACCGACGGCGAGGCCGTCACTGCGGGCCAGACCCTGCTGGTGCTCGAGGCCATGAAGATGGAGCACCGCATCACCGCACCGACCGACGGCACGGTGCACGGCCTGTCGGTGCGCGCAGGCGACCAGGTCGAGATCGACCGCGATCTCCTGGTGGTGACGCCTTCCTGA
- a CDS encoding acylphosphatase produces the protein MTDDDVIRVHLWVSGRVQGVFFRATTSDEARSRGLTGWVRNAPDGRVEAEVQGSRAAVEELIEECRTGPAMAAVSDVVVDHIDVVDNEQRFKVVG, from the coding sequence ATGACGGATGACGATGTGATCAGGGTGCACCTGTGGGTGTCGGGCCGGGTGCAGGGCGTCTTCTTTCGGGCCACGACGTCCGACGAGGCCAGGTCCCGGGGGCTCACGGGCTGGGTCCGCAACGCGCCCGACGGCCGGGTCGAGGCCGAGGTACAGGGGTCTCGCGCCGCCGTCGAAGAGCTCATCGAGGAGTGCCGCACCGGCCCCGCGATGGCCGCGGTCAGCGACGTCGTTGTCGACCACATCGACGTCGTCGACAACGAGCAGCGGTTCAAGGTTGTCGGCTGA
- a CDS encoding ABC transporter ATP-binding protein, whose protein sequence is MATATDSVPSAGAEPASAPLTHRGAWRLLLGQVRPHLRTLIAGGAVSLLGGLAALAEPMVAKLVIDSLGEQRPLAGPVAVLTLLMLGGAVLTAVGMYLLGRTAESVVLSARQRMIGRMLRLQVGALDDLKPGDLLSRVMSDTTLLRSVTTYGLVHSLNGVLLMVVAVVLMATLDLVLLGVTVAVLAVNAVALLVVVPRIRGASTRSQEAVGGMGSVLERSLAALRTVKASNAERREEASLDEAVTRAWRRGVEVAKWTALMEVSAGLAVQLSFLAVLGIGGVRVTTGALSVSSLIAFLLYLFLLAEPVNAITNGVSQLQAGLGAVARMREVDELPVEDDEDDDVALPSVDDAADPAAITFDQVWFNYRYAEDRSWVHRGLSFSVPRGGVTALVGPSGTGKTTVFALLERFYEPTFGAVLIDGQDIREWTLPQLRSTIGYVGQDAPILEGTLRSNLRLAAPDADDGEIHAALEVTRLHTLLGRMPDGLDTPLGHHGVTLSGGEKQRIAIARALLRHPRILLLDEATSQLDAVNEVAMRDAITAVAQTTTVLVAAHRLSTVTCADRILVLEDGVVRASGTHDELVESDDLYRRLAETQLYVG, encoded by the coding sequence ATGGCGACAGCGACGGACAGCGTGCCGAGCGCCGGCGCCGAACCAGCATCCGCGCCGCTCACCCACCGGGGCGCCTGGCGTCTGCTGCTCGGCCAGGTCCGCCCGCACCTGCGGACGCTGATCGCCGGCGGGGCCGTCAGCCTGCTCGGTGGGTTGGCCGCCCTGGCCGAGCCGATGGTCGCGAAGCTCGTCATCGACTCACTCGGGGAGCAGCGCCCGTTGGCCGGTCCGGTCGCCGTGCTGACGTTGCTCATGCTGGGCGGCGCCGTGCTCACGGCGGTCGGCATGTACCTGCTCGGACGCACGGCCGAGAGCGTGGTGCTGTCCGCCCGCCAGCGGATGATCGGGCGGATGCTCCGCTTGCAGGTCGGGGCGCTCGACGACCTCAAGCCTGGCGATCTGCTGTCCCGTGTGATGTCCGACACGACGTTGCTCAGGAGCGTCACGACCTACGGGTTGGTTCACTCGCTGAACGGCGTACTGCTGATGGTCGTCGCCGTGGTGCTCATGGCGACCCTCGACCTGGTCCTGCTCGGCGTGACCGTCGCCGTGCTGGCAGTCAACGCGGTCGCGCTGCTGGTCGTCGTGCCGCGCATCCGAGGAGCGTCGACGCGGTCGCAGGAAGCCGTCGGGGGCATGGGCTCGGTGCTGGAACGGTCGCTCGCAGCACTCCGGACCGTCAAGGCCAGCAACGCCGAGCGGCGCGAGGAAGCGTCGCTGGACGAGGCGGTCACCCGGGCGTGGCGTCGCGGCGTCGAGGTTGCCAAGTGGACGGCTCTGATGGAGGTGTCCGCCGGCCTTGCGGTGCAGCTGTCGTTCCTGGCCGTGCTCGGTATCGGGGGCGTGCGGGTGACGACGGGTGCGCTGTCCGTCTCGTCCCTGATCGCGTTCCTGCTCTACCTGTTCCTGCTCGCCGAGCCGGTCAACGCGATCACCAACGGCGTGTCCCAGTTGCAGGCCGGGCTGGGCGCCGTCGCGCGGATGCGCGAAGTGGATGAGCTGCCCGTCGAGGACGACGAGGACGACGACGTCGCCCTCCCATCGGTCGATGACGCCGCCGACCCGGCGGCGATCACCTTCGATCAGGTGTGGTTCAACTACCGGTACGCGGAGGATCGGTCGTGGGTCCATCGCGGCCTGAGCTTCTCGGTGCCCCGCGGTGGCGTCACCGCGCTCGTCGGACCGTCCGGCACCGGCAAGACGACCGTGTTCGCGCTGCTCGAGCGCTTCTACGAGCCGACGTTCGGTGCCGTCCTCATCGACGGGCAGGACATCCGCGAGTGGACGTTGCCGCAACTGCGTTCCACGATCGGCTACGTCGGGCAGGACGCGCCGATCCTCGAGGGCACCCTGCGCAGCAACCTGCGGCTAGCCGCACCCGACGCGGACGACGGCGAGATCCACGCCGCGCTCGAAGTGACCCGCCTCCACACCCTGCTCGGCCGCATGCCCGACGGGCTCGACACACCGTTGGGCCATCACGGCGTCACGCTGTCAGGTGGTGAGAAGCAGCGGATCGCAATCGCACGGGCACTGCTGCGCCACCCCCGCATCCTGCTGCTCGACGAAGCGACCTCACAGCTCGACGCCGTGAACGAGGTCGCGATGCGCGACGCGATCACCGCGGTCGCGCAGACCACGACGGTGCTGGTGGCGGCCCACCGCCTGTCCACGGTGACCTGTGCCGACCGGATCCTGGTGCTCGAGGACGGAGTGGTGCGTGCCAGCGGTACACACGACGAGCTGGTCGAGTCCGACGACCTGTACCGCCGCCTGGCCGAGACGCAGCTGTACGTTGGATGA
- a CDS encoding DUF664 domain-containing protein, producing the protein MNAIGILQDAFERVTGSVHAAVEGLNADDLVWRPDPEANTIGWLIWHLTRIEDDHLADITQRAQVWTTGDWPASFGLPEGTMDHGYGHTSEQVAAVQPESADVLLAYHNAVASAIVDDLATLDAAALDRVIDERWDPPVTVAVRLVSVVNDAMQHTGQAAYVRGLLERRG; encoded by the coding sequence ATGAACGCCATCGGAATACTGCAGGACGCCTTCGAGCGCGTGACCGGCTCGGTGCACGCGGCCGTCGAAGGACTCAACGCCGATGATCTGGTGTGGCGGCCGGATCCGGAGGCCAACACGATCGGCTGGCTGATCTGGCACCTCACGCGCATCGAGGACGACCACCTGGCGGACATCACCCAGCGCGCGCAGGTCTGGACGACCGGTGATTGGCCGGCAAGCTTCGGCCTGCCCGAAGGCACGATGGACCACGGCTACGGCCACACGTCCGAGCAGGTCGCGGCCGTGCAGCCCGAGAGCGCCGACGTACTGCTCGCCTACCACAACGCTGTCGCGTCGGCCATCGTCGACGACCTCGCCACGCTCGATGCGGCCGCCCTCGACCGCGTCATCGACGAGCGCTGGGACCCACCGGTCACCGTCGCCGTGCGCCTGGTCAGCGTCGTCAACGACGCCATGCAGCACACCGGCCAGGCGGCGTACGTCCGCGGCCTGCTCGAACGGCGCGGCTGA
- a CDS encoding lasso peptide biosynthesis B2 protein — protein sequence MSTPEVVAHRPRSVPPVRRLRAVTAVAAARLLATRSPARTRAVLRRLAVGATPASYEQAKAARDDVVAVSLTCAAREGCVPRSLAVVLLCRAAGHGVTWCVGARRVPPFGAHAWVEVDGRPVDEPYPPDYFRTLFTEP from the coding sequence GTGAGCACCCCCGAGGTCGTCGCCCACCGCCCGCGGTCGGTGCCGCCCGTGCGGCGGCTGCGTGCGGTGACGGCGGTCGCAGCCGCCAGGCTGCTGGCCACGCGGTCACCCGCCCGCACCCGCGCGGTCCTGCGCCGCCTTGCCGTGGGCGCGACGCCGGCGTCGTACGAGCAGGCGAAGGCGGCCCGCGACGACGTGGTGGCGGTGAGTCTGACCTGCGCCGCGCGTGAGGGCTGCGTCCCGCGCTCGCTGGCGGTCGTGCTGCTGTGCCGCGCGGCGGGGCACGGGGTCACGTGGTGCGTGGGCGCGCGACGCGTCCCCCCGTTCGGTGCGCATGCATGGGTCGAGGTCGACGGCAGGCCGGTCGACGAGCCGTACCCTCCGGACTACTTCCGCACCCTGTTCACGGAGCCGTAG
- a CDS encoding ABC transporter permease, whose product MTWVTADPTHASRAPRMALGTVLSDAATITRRYLTHIRRQPQLLVFSTIQPVMFVLLFRYVFGGALQLPPEYGDNYANFLLPGIFVQAVAFGSTQTAIALADDLSKGVIDRFRSLPMARSAVLVGRTTADLVRGFFVVLIMTGVGLIIGFRPEWLGLLGAIAVVVAFGFSMSWIYALVGMSVPNSETAQAASFVVTFPLVFASAVFVPTQTMPGWLQTFAENNPITHVAETSRWLATGIGDASDHLTWSVIWIVGLLMVFIPLAVNRYRKMS is encoded by the coding sequence ATGACCTGGGTGACTGCAGACCCGACGCACGCCTCCCGCGCCCCGCGCATGGCGCTCGGCACGGTGCTGTCGGATGCGGCGACCATCACGCGCCGCTACCTGACCCACATTCGGCGCCAGCCCCAGCTGCTGGTGTTCTCGACGATCCAGCCGGTCATGTTCGTGCTGCTGTTCCGCTATGTGTTCGGTGGCGCGTTGCAGCTGCCTCCGGAGTACGGCGACAACTACGCGAACTTCCTCCTGCCCGGCATCTTCGTGCAGGCGGTGGCCTTCGGCTCCACCCAGACCGCGATCGCCCTGGCCGATGACCTGTCGAAGGGTGTGATCGACCGATTCCGGTCGCTGCCGATGGCGCGCTCGGCCGTGCTCGTGGGGCGCACGACCGCCGACCTCGTACGCGGCTTCTTCGTCGTGCTGATCATGACCGGCGTCGGGCTGATCATCGGGTTCCGTCCGGAGTGGCTGGGCCTGCTTGGAGCGATCGCGGTCGTGGTCGCGTTCGGCTTCTCGATGAGCTGGATCTACGCGCTGGTCGGGATGTCGGTCCCGAACAGCGAAACGGCGCAGGCCGCGAGCTTCGTGGTGACCTTCCCGTTGGTGTTCGCCAGCGCTGTGTTCGTGCCGACCCAGACCATGCCCGGCTGGCTGCAGACGTTCGCCGAGAACAACCCGATCACGCATGTCGCCGAGACGTCCCGCTGGCTGGCGACCGGGATCGGCGACGCCTCCGACCACCTGACGTGGTCGGTGATCTGGATCGTCGGGCTGCTCATGGTGTTCATCCCGTTGGCCGTCAACCGCTACCGGAAGATGAGCTGA